Proteins from a genomic interval of Microbacterium imperiale:
- a CDS encoding helix-turn-helix transcriptional regulator, giving the protein MAMKIETTPVDLKHKYLSPQMLADQLPGISTGTLAMWRHEGKGPRYRKLGRIVLYAVDEVDEWVEAAMREGTIDGY; this is encoded by the coding sequence GTGGCAATGAAGATCGAAACGACTCCCGTCGACCTGAAACACAAGTACCTGAGCCCGCAGATGCTGGCCGACCAGCTGCCGGGCATCTCGACCGGCACGCTCGCGATGTGGCGACATGAGGGCAAGGGCCCGCGCTATCGCAAGCTCGGCCGCATTGTGCTCTACGCCGTCGACGAGGTCGACGAGTGGGTCGAAGCCGCCATGCGCGAAGGCACGATCGATGGCTACTGA
- a CDS encoding LCP family glycopolymer transferase, which produces MSARSDAKAPRRRRPVARHGELRSPNPLVQLLAILGVAVAVVAISGVAVGAFAVWDAARSVSDNSVALEGDDAGQLPPTIGEIEGGVNMLVVGTDSCEGQDLELFPRCGIDDDGLERNDVTMLVHISDEPRRVTVVSFPRDMIVPIPSCPDGEGGRHAAMSAQMINVSYGYGGLPCSVLTVEELTGIDIQFAAAIRWTGVINMSDAIGGVDVCISEDISDRHTALSLTAGNHTLQGAEALQFLRIRHGIGDGSDLARISNQQQFMSSMVRKLQSDAVLANPQALFSIATTAVQQVNNQQLVLSESLANPTRMVQIAMAVKDVPFSDINFLQYPTSYASDGLRVLPNTASADMLFEALAENRPIQLTGDASQGYGVEVVGEAEQPAAPAPSDTAAPAPEGEAPDPAATQPPATPSEAVELPSDIAGSSAAQVTCTVAER; this is translated from the coding sequence GTGAGCGCACGTTCCGATGCGAAGGCTCCGCGCCGTCGTCGTCCTGTCGCGCGGCACGGAGAACTGCGCTCGCCGAATCCGCTCGTGCAGCTGCTCGCCATCCTCGGCGTCGCCGTGGCCGTCGTGGCCATCAGCGGTGTCGCGGTCGGCGCCTTCGCGGTGTGGGATGCCGCGCGCTCGGTCTCAGACAACAGCGTCGCCCTCGAGGGCGATGACGCCGGGCAGCTCCCGCCCACCATCGGCGAGATCGAGGGCGGCGTGAACATGCTCGTCGTCGGCACCGACTCGTGCGAGGGTCAGGACCTCGAGCTCTTCCCCCGGTGCGGCATCGACGACGACGGGCTCGAGCGCAACGACGTGACGATGCTCGTGCACATCAGCGACGAGCCGCGGCGCGTCACCGTCGTGTCGTTCCCGCGCGACATGATCGTGCCGATCCCGTCCTGCCCGGACGGCGAGGGCGGACGTCACGCGGCGATGAGTGCGCAGATGATCAACGTCTCGTACGGCTACGGCGGCCTGCCGTGCAGCGTGCTCACGGTCGAAGAGCTCACGGGCATCGACATCCAGTTCGCCGCCGCCATCCGCTGGACGGGTGTGATCAACATGTCCGACGCCATCGGCGGAGTCGACGTCTGCATCTCGGAAGACATCAGCGACCGGCACACCGCGCTGAGCCTCACCGCCGGCAACCACACTCTCCAGGGTGCCGAGGCACTGCAGTTCCTGCGCATCCGCCACGGCATCGGCGACGGGTCCGACCTTGCGCGCATCTCGAACCAGCAGCAGTTCATGAGCTCGATGGTGCGCAAGCTGCAGTCGGATGCCGTCCTGGCCAACCCCCAGGCACTGTTCAGCATCGCCACCACCGCGGTGCAGCAGGTCAACAATCAGCAGCTGGTGCTCAGCGAGTCGCTGGCGAACCCGACGCGGATGGTGCAGATCGCGATGGCCGTCAAGGACGTGCCGTTCTCGGACATCAACTTCCTGCAGTACCCGACCTCCTACGCGTCGGACGGCCTGCGGGTGCTGCCCAACACGGCATCCGCCGACATGCTCTTCGAGGCGCTCGCCGAGAACCGGCCGATCCAGCTGACAGGAGACGCGAGCCAGGGCTACGGCGTCGAGGTCGTCGGCGAGGCCGAGCAGCCCGCCGCGCCCGCGCCGTCCGACACGGCCGCCCCCGCTCCCGAGGGCGAGGCGCCCGACCCCGCCGCGACGCAGCCGCCCGCGACGCCGTCGGAGGCCGTCGAGCTGCCGAGCGACATCGCCGGCTCGAGCGCCGCACAGGTCACCTGCACCGTCGCGGAGCGGTGA
- a CDS encoding glutaredoxin domain-containing protein yields the protein MATDLMPDAAPRAVTVYTTGPACVQCMLTESLLADLDIPFVECDITRNENSAARDYVVGDLGYTRAPVVVVDEHDHWSGFQPDELKRIAARFASRS from the coding sequence ATGGCTACTGATCTGATGCCGGATGCCGCGCCGCGGGCCGTCACTGTGTACACGACCGGCCCCGCGTGCGTGCAGTGCATGCTCACGGAGAGCCTCTTGGCGGACCTCGACATCCCGTTCGTCGAATGCGACATCACCCGCAACGAGAACAGCGCCGCCCGCGACTATGTTGTCGGCGACCTCGGATACACCCGCGCGCCGGTCGTGGTCGTCGACGAGCACGACCACTGGTCAGGGTTCCAGCCGGACGAGTTGAAGAGGATCGCGGCCAGGTTCGCGAGCAGGTCATGA
- a CDS encoding tyrosine-type recombinase/integrase, which produces MPKRTTRNVYSYDSVKHGTLWRARYVSPSNRIVEKRGFLTKAEAEAWLTTEKSKLITGDWTDPRKSTVTVGSLAPAWLDIKKRTLKPSAYKPLETSWRLHVAPRWERVPLRRVVNGDIAAWLSEIDRSPSIVHRAYGVLNGILKQAVKDGRLGRNPATGVDSLPRRRTRRIRRYLTQEELRRVADASGSHRPLVLTLGYCGLRWGEAVALKVADVDLEKRRITVHRSAVEVHGEIHLSTPKTDASTRLVPLPAIVVEALRAEMTGRRKSDLVFPGPTGEYMRRVRSSAGSKSWWKTALKTAGVETMVLHDLRHTAASIAVNAGGNVKSVQRMLGHASAAMTLDRYADLFDDGLDRLLDQIDGV; this is translated from the coding sequence ATGCCTAAGCGCACGACCCGAAACGTCTACTCCTACGACTCGGTCAAACACGGCACGCTCTGGCGTGCCCGGTACGTCTCGCCCAGCAATCGCATCGTCGAGAAGCGCGGTTTCCTGACGAAGGCAGAGGCCGAGGCGTGGCTGACGACGGAGAAGTCGAAGCTGATAACCGGCGACTGGACCGACCCCCGCAAGTCGACGGTTACCGTCGGCTCCTTGGCGCCGGCGTGGCTCGATATCAAGAAGCGCACGCTCAAGCCGTCGGCGTACAAGCCGCTCGAGACGAGCTGGCGACTCCACGTCGCTCCGCGCTGGGAGCGCGTGCCGCTGCGCCGCGTGGTCAACGGTGATATCGCCGCGTGGTTGAGCGAGATCGACCGTTCTCCGTCGATCGTGCACCGCGCGTACGGGGTGCTCAACGGCATCCTGAAGCAGGCAGTCAAGGACGGGCGACTCGGCCGAAACCCTGCCACCGGCGTCGACTCGCTGCCACGCCGCCGAACCCGACGCATCCGCCGCTACTTGACGCAGGAAGAGCTGCGGCGTGTGGCTGATGCCAGTGGCTCGCATCGGCCGCTCGTGCTGACGCTGGGGTACTGCGGACTGCGCTGGGGCGAGGCTGTAGCGCTGAAGGTCGCCGACGTTGACCTCGAGAAGCGACGGATCACCGTGCACCGGTCGGCCGTCGAAGTGCATGGCGAGATCCACCTGAGCACGCCGAAGACGGACGCCAGCACCCGCCTCGTCCCGCTGCCCGCGATCGTGGTCGAGGCGCTGCGTGCGGAGATGACGGGACGCCGCAAGAGCGATCTCGTGTTCCCGGGGCCGACTGGCGAGTACATGCGACGCGTGCGCTCGTCGGCGGGCTCGAAGTCCTGGTGGAAGACGGCACTCAAGACCGCGGGTGTCGAGACGATGGTGCTGCACGACCTGCGCCACACCGCTGCGTCGATCGCGGTGAACGCCGGCGGCAACGTGAAGTCCGTGCAGCGGATGCTCGGCCACGCGTCCGCCGCGATGACGCTCGACCGGTACGCGGACCTCTTTGACGATGGGCTGGATCGGCTACTCGACCAGATCGATGGGGTCTGA
- a CDS encoding zeta toxin family protein translates to MTSWELEPSERDAILARDVLPLVFQSSTHAEESPSLTLLAGQPGTARQRAIRTLIVEHGQAPAVVGADDLRAFHPRFAALSVASAPESLDAVTRATAAWMRDCIRYARENQRSLLLEGAFQNPTAAVGTAARFAAAGFQTRVAIVASRRAESLLSVASLYLSNVRAGNLARLVSREAHDRAFEATRDLAVEAEGSSAVDQLTVIGRNGDVVFDARRADGDEVFRGAAAALEGAQSARLSRFDATQWLSELHHATDFAMTRRDLPRAVTELLVELHDVALREVIPELYAPSDGKFISAIEQKTVARLGDLQRSQPLEEVVDLAAPVVVPVGPERGGVSR, encoded by the coding sequence TTGACCAGCTGGGAGCTCGAACCGAGTGAGCGCGACGCGATACTGGCGCGCGACGTCCTTCCTCTGGTTTTTCAGAGCTCGACTCACGCTGAAGAGTCACCATCTCTCACCCTGCTGGCTGGCCAGCCTGGGACCGCACGTCAGAGGGCGATCCGGACGCTGATCGTAGAACACGGTCAAGCGCCAGCCGTTGTGGGCGCCGATGATCTGCGCGCATTTCACCCGCGGTTCGCTGCGCTTTCCGTCGCCAGCGCACCTGAGTCACTCGACGCCGTCACCCGAGCAACAGCGGCATGGATGCGCGACTGCATCCGTTACGCCCGCGAGAATCAGCGTTCACTGCTGCTCGAGGGAGCGTTTCAAAATCCAACAGCCGCTGTAGGAACGGCTGCGCGGTTCGCGGCCGCGGGGTTTCAGACGCGCGTCGCGATCGTCGCATCGCGGAGAGCCGAGAGCCTTCTCTCCGTGGCATCCCTCTACTTGAGCAACGTCCGTGCCGGCAACCTTGCGCGGCTCGTCAGCCGAGAAGCTCATGACCGCGCGTTCGAGGCGACCCGCGATCTCGCGGTAGAGGCAGAAGGCTCGTCGGCCGTCGACCAGTTGACGGTGATCGGCCGCAACGGCGACGTGGTGTTCGACGCGCGCCGAGCTGACGGTGACGAGGTGTTCCGCGGTGCCGCGGCAGCCCTCGAAGGCGCGCAGTCCGCCCGTCTGAGTCGGTTCGACGCAACGCAGTGGCTCAGCGAGCTTCACCACGCGACCGACTTCGCGATGACGCGCCGAGACCTCCCCCGCGCTGTCACTGAGCTCCTCGTCGAGCTGCACGACGTCGCTCTCCGCGAGGTTATCCCCGAGCTGTACGCGCCCAGCGACGGCAAGTTCATCAGCGCGATCGAGCAGAAGACGGTAGCGAGACTGGGCGACCTGCAGCGTTCGCAACCGCTCGAGGAGGTCGTTGATCTCGCCGCACCGGTCGTCGTTCCTGTCGGCCCCGAGCGCGGCGGCGTCTCGCGCTGA